The proteins below are encoded in one region of Roseovarius bejariae:
- a CDS encoding alpha-ketoglutarate-dependent dioxygenase AlkB family protein, which translates to MVMDMDTVEIRGFRIHRGFLDGPAQAALVEDLRDVATRAPMFSPMTPYGKPMRVKMTSAGKYGWMSDKSGYRYVTQHPDGVEWPAIPQRVLAVWQALVSCERTPDCCLVNYYGEGARMGMHQDRDEADFSWPVLSISLGDEGLFRIGNTTRGGKTESIWLQSGDVVVMGGDARLTYHGVDKIRFGSSTLLEKGGRINLTCRVVD; encoded by the coding sequence ATGGTCATGGATATGGATACTGTCGAAATACGTGGATTCCGAATCCATCGGGGGTTCTTGGACGGGCCCGCACAAGCGGCCCTGGTAGAAGATTTGCGAGACGTGGCAACGCGCGCGCCGATGTTTTCGCCGATGACCCCATATGGCAAACCCATGCGGGTTAAAATGACCTCGGCGGGCAAATATGGCTGGATGTCGGACAAGAGTGGTTATCGCTATGTCACGCAACACCCCGACGGGGTGGAGTGGCCCGCGATTCCGCAGCGGGTGCTGGCGGTCTGGCAGGCATTGGTCAGCTGCGAGCGTACACCGGATTGCTGCCTTGTGAATTACTATGGCGAGGGCGCCCGCATGGGTATGCATCAAGACCGGGACGAGGCGGATTTTTCATGGCCTGTGTTGTCGATTTCGCTGGGCGATGAGGGCCTTTTCCGGATCGGCAACACGACACGCGGCGGCAAGACCGAGTCGATCTGGTTGCAATCGGGCGATGTGGTGGTGATGGGTGGAGACGCGCGCTTGACCTATCATGGAGTGGACAAGATCAGGTTCGGATCATCGACCCTTCTGGAGAAAGGCGGGCGGATCAATCTGACCTGTCGCGTGGTGGATTGA
- the dnaN gene encoding DNA polymerase III subunit beta: MKLSIERGTLLKAVAQAQSVVERRNTIPILANVLIEAEGDAVHFRATDLDIEVVDKAPAQVERAGATTVSAVTLHEIVRKLPDGALVTLTDDGAAGRLTVEAGRSNFNLATLPKEDFPVMASSEYSANFSAPAPVLRRLFDKSKFAISTEETRYYLNGVYMHVSEAEGGKVLRCVATDGHRLARIDADLPEGAEDMPGVIVPRKTVGELRKLLDDDDMKIAVSVSETKVRFATPDITLTSKVIDGTFPDYTRVIPQGNTRKMEVDAAEFAQAVDRVATVSSERSRAVKLTLDEDRLVLSVNAPDSGAAEEELAVAYGDERLEIGFNAKYLLEIASQVDRENAVFLFNSSGDPTLMREGNDTSAVYVVMPMRV, translated from the coding sequence ATGAAACTCAGCATCGAACGCGGAACGTTGCTCAAGGCCGTGGCGCAGGCTCAATCGGTCGTCGAACGCCGCAACACCATTCCGATCCTCGCCAATGTGCTGATCGAAGCCGAAGGTGACGCCGTTCATTTCCGCGCCACCGACCTTGATATCGAGGTGGTCGACAAGGCCCCGGCGCAGGTCGAACGCGCCGGCGCCACGACGGTTTCCGCCGTGACCCTGCACGAGATCGTCCGCAAGCTGCCCGATGGCGCGCTTGTCACCCTCACCGACGATGGTGCCGCAGGGCGCCTGACGGTCGAGGCGGGCCGCTCGAATTTCAACCTCGCGACCCTGCCGAAAGAGGACTTCCCGGTGATGGCCTCGTCGGAATACAGCGCCAATTTCTCGGCCCCTGCGCCGGTGCTGCGCCGCCTTTTCGACAAGTCGAAATTCGCCATCTCGACCGAGGAAACCCGTTATTACCTCAACGGCGTCTACATGCATGTCTCCGAGGCCGAGGGCGGTAAGGTCCTGCGCTGTGTGGCCACCGATGGCCACCGCCTTGCCCGGATCGACGCCGACCTGCCCGAGGGGGCCGAGGATATGCCCGGCGTCATCGTGCCCCGCAAAACCGTGGGTGAATTGCGCAAGCTCTTGGACGACGACGATATGAAAATTGCCGTGTCGGTCTCGGAAACCAAGGTGCGTTTCGCCACCCCCGACATCACCCTGACCTCCAAGGTGATCGACGGCACCTTCCCCGATTACACCCGCGTCATCCCGCAGGGGAACACCCGCAAGATGGAAGTGGACGCCGCCGAATTCGCGCAGGCCGTGGATCGTGTGGCCACCGTCAGTTCCGAACGCTCGCGCGCGGTGAAACTTACCCTCGACGAAGACCGGCTTGTTCTCTCGGTCAACGCGCCCGATAGCGGCGCGGCCGAGGAAGAATTGGCCGTGGCCTATGGCGACGAACGGTTGGAGATTGGCTTCAACGCCAAGTACCTGCTGGAAATCGCCAGCCAGGTGGACCGCGAAAACGCCGTGTTCCTGTTCAACTCCTCCGGCGACCCGACCCTGATGCGTGAAGGCAATGACACCTCGGCGGTCTATGTGGTCATGCCGATGCGCGTGTGA
- the dnaJ gene encoding molecular chaperone DnaJ, with protein sequence MAKRDYYEVLGLSKGASADEIKKAYRKKAKELHPDRNKDNPDSETQFKEAGEAYDVLKDPEKKAAYDRFGHAAFEGGNGAGARPGGGFGGHPGQGDFASAFSDVFDDLFGDFMGGGRGGPGGRQRAARGSDLRYNLRVTLEEAYNGLQKTINVPTSVQCDACDGSGAEGGAEPTTCPTCSGMGKVRAQQGFFTVERTCPTCSGLGQIIKNPCNTCHGQGRVEKDRALSVNIPAGVETGTRIRLAGEGEAGMRGGPPGDLYIFIEVAPHELFEREESNLFCRVPVSMTTAALGGDIEVPTIDGGRSRVKIPAGSQSGRQMRLRNKGMPALRGGGAGDMFIELAVETPVNLTSRQKELLREFEALSEDNNPESKSFFSSVKSFWDSMKS encoded by the coding sequence ATGGCCAAACGTGATTATTACGAAGTGCTTGGGCTTTCCAAGGGCGCCTCGGCGGACGAGATCAAGAAGGCCTACCGCAAGAAGGCCAAGGAACTGCACCCCGACCGCAACAAGGACAACCCCGACTCCGAGACACAGTTCAAGGAAGCGGGCGAGGCCTATGACGTGCTCAAGGACCCCGAGAAGAAAGCCGCCTATGATCGTTTCGGTCATGCCGCTTTCGAAGGGGGCAATGGTGCTGGCGCACGCCCCGGTGGCGGGTTCGGCGGCCACCCCGGTCAGGGTGACTTCGCTTCGGCCTTCTCGGATGTCTTCGATGATCTCTTCGGCGACTTCATGGGCGGCGGGCGTGGCGGCCCCGGCGGACGGCAACGCGCCGCCCGCGGGTCCGACCTGCGCTATAACCTGCGCGTGACCTTGGAAGAGGCTTATAACGGGCTGCAAAAAACCATCAACGTGCCGACCTCGGTGCAATGCGATGCCTGCGATGGCTCGGGCGCCGAAGGCGGGGCCGAGCCCACCACCTGCCCCACCTGTTCGGGCATGGGCAAGGTCCGCGCACAACAAGGGTTCTTTACCGTTGAACGCACCTGTCCCACCTGTTCGGGCCTGGGGCAGATCATCAAGAACCCCTGCAACACCTGCCACGGGCAGGGGCGCGTTGAAAAAGACCGCGCGCTTAGTGTGAACATCCCCGCAGGTGTCGAAACCGGCACCCGTATCCGCCTTGCCGGCGAAGGTGAGGCCGGGATGCGCGGCGGCCCTCCCGGTGACCTCTATATTTTCATCGAGGTTGCTCCGCATGAGTTGTTCGAGCGCGAAGAAAGCAACCTTTTCTGCCGAGTGCCTGTCTCGATGACGACAGCCGCGCTTGGGGGCGACATCGAAGTGCCGACCATTGATGGTGGCCGCAGCCGGGTGAAGATTCCTGCTGGCTCCCAATCGGGTCGACAGATGCGCCTGCGCAACAAGGGCATGCCCGCCCTGCGTGGCGGCGGGGCCGGGGACATGTTCATCGAACTGGCCGTGGAAACCCCGGTCAACCTGACCAGCCGCCAGAAGGAGCTGTTGCGTGAGTTCGAGGCACTGTCGGAAGACAACAACCCCGAAAGCAAAAGCTTCTTCTCGTCGGTCAAAAGCTTCTGGGATTCGATGAAGTCCTGA
- a CDS encoding ABC transporter permease: MFQNVRPKSTLHSAIALVELIYHATVRSVRKSHGNALWAIGSNMLQAVIFVLAFYIMFSVLGLKGARLRGDFLLYMMSGIFLFLTHVKSMGAVAGAEGPSSPMMQHAPMNTIISITSAALGTLYIQVLSLTMILFVYHVGFKPFEVEEPIAAFAMLLLSWFTGVAIGLCLLAIKPWFPTFVSIFTTVYQRANMIASGKMFIANSLPPTMLMMFDWNPLFHTIDQCRGFTFVNYFPRNSNWEYPLYVGIALLMVGLMGEFYTRQYASASWNARR; encoded by the coding sequence ATGTTCCAGAACGTAAGGCCAAAATCCACGCTTCACTCGGCCATCGCCCTGGTCGAACTGATCTATCACGCCACCGTTCGCAGTGTTCGGAAATCCCACGGAAATGCTCTCTGGGCGATCGGAAGCAATATGTTGCAGGCGGTCATTTTCGTGCTGGCCTTCTACATCATGTTTTCGGTGCTCGGGCTCAAAGGGGCGCGGTTGCGTGGGGATTTCCTGCTCTACATGATGTCCGGCATTTTCCTGTTCCTGACACATGTAAAATCGATGGGTGCCGTTGCGGGGGCGGAAGGGCCGTCGTCTCCCATGATGCAACATGCTCCGATGAATACCATCATCTCGATCACCTCGGCGGCGCTGGGCACACTTTACATCCAGGTTCTCTCGCTCACGATGATCCTGTTTGTCTACCATGTGGGGTTTAAACCTTTCGAAGTCGAAGAACCCATCGCGGCTTTTGCCATGCTCCTGTTGTCATGGTTCACGGGCGTGGCCATCGGGCTGTGCCTTTTGGCGATCAAGCCCTGGTTTCCGACATTCGTGTCGATCTTCACCACGGTCTACCAGCGGGCCAACATGATCGCTTCGGGCAAGATGTTCATCGCCAACAGTCTGCCCCCAACCATGCTGATGATGTTCGACTGGAACCCGTTGTTCCACACCATTGACCAGTGCCGCGGGTTCACGTTCGTCAACTACTTCCCGCGCAATTCCAATTGGGAATACCCGCTGTATGTCGGGATTGCCTTGCTGATGGTCGGCTTGATGGGCGAATTCTATACACGTCAATACGCCTCGGCCAGTTGGAACGCCCGCCGGTAA
- the recF gene encoding DNA replication/repair protein RecF (All proteins in this family for which functions are known are DNA-binding proteins that assist the filamentation of RecA onto DNA for the initiation of recombination or recombinational repair.): MPGLYLSTLTLSHFRSHKGARLSLDDRPVAIYGPNGAGKTNIIEAVSLFSPGRGLRRAAAQDMARRPEALGWKVTGHLHSLHQVHEVETWSEEGAARQTRIDGKTASQTALGRIARVLWLIPSMDRLWIEGTEGRRRFLDRMTLSFRPDHADVTLAYDKAMRERNRLLKDQVRDGHWYIALERQMAEAGAAIHANRLFALEQLQAAQAQAETAFPAADLELTTTEGEMPETVSDLRDALSESRFRDLAAGRTLVGPHRSDLYGVYAAKGVPARDCSTGEQKALLVSLILANARALTQDFGAPPLLLLDEVAAHLDATRRAALYDEICALGAQAWMTGTGPELFSEMGERAQYLEVTEADGVSTTQERPTP; the protein is encoded by the coding sequence ATGCCCGGCCTCTACCTTTCGACCCTGACACTCTCGCATTTCCGCTCTCATAAGGGCGCGCGACTGTCATTGGATGACCGCCCCGTTGCGATTTACGGCCCCAACGGCGCGGGCAAGACCAATATCATCGAGGCGGTTTCGCTGTTCTCTCCCGGTCGCGGGTTGCGCCGCGCCGCCGCGCAGGACATGGCCCGCCGTCCCGAGGCCTTGGGCTGGAAAGTTACCGGCCACTTGCATTCCCTGCATCAGGTGCACGAGGTCGAAACATGGTCCGAGGAGGGGGCCGCCCGCCAAACCCGGATCGACGGCAAAACCGCAAGCCAAACCGCGCTTGGCCGTATTGCCCGTGTGCTGTGGCTGATCCCCTCGATGGATCGCCTCTGGATCGAAGGCACCGAAGGGCGCCGCCGCTTCCTTGACCGCATGACGCTCAGTTTCCGGCCCGATCATGCCGATGTGACGCTGGCCTATGACAAGGCCATGCGCGAACGGAACCGCCTGCTCAAGGATCAGGTGCGCGACGGGCATTGGTACATTGCCCTTGAACGGCAAATGGCCGAGGCCGGGGCGGCGATCCACGCCAACCGCCTTTTCGCGCTTGAACAGTTGCAGGCCGCGCAGGCGCAGGCCGAAACCGCCTTCCCGGCGGCGGACTTGGAGCTGACCACCACCGAGGGCGAGATGCCAGAGACTGTCTCGGACCTGCGCGATGCCCTCTCGGAAAGCCGCTTTCGCGATCTGGCCGCCGGGCGTACGCTTGTCGGGCCGCATCGTTCGGACCTCTACGGGGTCTATGCGGCCAAGGGCGTGCCGGCCCGCGATTGCTCGACCGGCGAACAAAAGGCTCTGTTGGTCTCGCTCATCCTTGCCAATGCCCGCGCGCTGACACAGGATTTCGGCGCTCCGCCGCTTCTTCTGCTCGATGAGGTCGCCGCCCACCTCGATGCCACCCGCCGCGCCGCGCTATATGATGAAATCTGCGCGCTTGGGGCACAGGCCTGGATGACAGGCACCGGGCCGGAACTTTTTTCCGAGATGGGCGAGCGTGCCCAATACCTCGAAGTGACCGAGGCTGACGGCGTCAGCACCACCCAAGAAAGGCCCACACCATGA
- the galU gene encoding UTP--glucose-1-phosphate uridylyltransferase GalU, translated as MRNKVTKAIFPVAGLGTRFLPATKSVPKEIMTLVDRPLVQYAIDEAREAGIKEFIFVTSRGKGALEDYFDIAPQLEQELRKKDKEDLLEILKATNMDSGAVAYVRQHKPLGLGHAVWCARRLIANEPFAVILPDDVIAAEKSCLAQMVEAFEDTQSNIVAAMEVPEDKASAYGVLDIKEDMGRIVSTKGMVEKPQPGAAPSNLAVIGRYILTPQILRNLNKKKPGAGGEIQLTDAIDEARESGEEVYGFRFEGQRFDCGSKAGFLQATVSFALGRDDLRDDLWAYLNDVVHAQKAAQ; from the coding sequence ATGCGAAACAAAGTAACCAAAGCCATATTTCCTGTAGCGGGATTGGGAACACGTTTCCTGCCTGCGACGAAATCGGTGCCCAAGGAAATCATGACCTTGGTCGACAGGCCCTTGGTTCAATATGCCATCGACGAGGCCCGCGAAGCCGGTATCAAGGAATTCATCTTTGTCACTTCGCGCGGGAAGGGTGCGCTTGAGGATTATTTCGACATTGCACCGCAACTGGAACAGGAGTTGCGCAAGAAGGATAAGGAAGACCTTCTGGAAATCCTGAAGGCCACCAACATGGACAGCGGGGCCGTTGCCTATGTGCGCCAGCACAAGCCGCTTGGCCTTGGGCATGCCGTGTGGTGCGCGCGTCGCCTGATCGCGAACGAACCTTTTGCCGTGATCCTGCCCGACGATGTGATTGCCGCCGAGAAATCCTGCCTTGCGCAGATGGTCGAAGCTTTCGAAGACACCCAGAGCAACATAGTTGCCGCGATGGAAGTGCCCGAGGACAAGGCCTCGGCTTATGGTGTTCTGGACATCAAGGAAGATATGGGCCGGATCGTATCGACAAAGGGCATGGTGGAAAAACCACAGCCGGGCGCGGCACCGTCCAACCTTGCCGTGATTGGCCGCTATATCCTGACGCCGCAGATCCTGCGCAATCTGAACAAGAAGAAGCCCGGCGCCGGTGGGGAAATCCAGCTGACCGATGCCATCGACGAGGCGCGTGAAAGCGGTGAAGAAGTCTATGGTTTCCGGTTTGAGGGGCAACGCTTCGACTGTGGCTCGAAAGCGGGATTCCTACAGGCGACTGTATCTTTCGCGCTGGGCCGTGACGACCT
- the cysQ gene encoding 3'(2'),5'-bisphosphate nucleotidase CysQ: MDYEKLVNVMRRLALEAGDKIMEIYNADDFDVKVKSDDSPVTEADEAADALISAGLREAFPDVLLITEEQASSHSKTGDTFLIVDPLDGTKEFINRRGDFTVNIAFVENGVPTRGVVYAPARDRMFLTLADGSAAEEVAPFVAGTMGVVRPIEVSNADNGALMVVASKSHRDQATDDYINKYAVKDMKSAGSSLKFCLIATGEADVYPRVGRTMEWDTAAGHAVLHGAGGKVVRFEDHTPLTYGKDGYANPFFIAYSPTVELKPA, translated from the coding sequence TTGGATTACGAGAAATTGGTAAATGTGATGCGCCGTCTTGCGTTGGAGGCCGGTGACAAGATCATGGAGATTTACAACGCCGATGATTTCGACGTGAAAGTGAAATCCGACGATAGCCCGGTGACCGAAGCCGACGAAGCCGCCGATGCGCTGATCTCGGCGGGGCTTCGGGAGGCATTTCCCGATGTTCTGTTGATCACCGAGGAACAGGCCAGTTCGCACAGCAAGACCGGAGATACCTTTCTGATCGTCGATCCGCTGGATGGCACCAAGGAGTTCATCAACCGGCGCGGCGATTTCACCGTCAATATCGCCTTTGTCGAGAACGGCGTGCCGACGCGCGGGGTGGTCTATGCCCCGGCGCGTGATCGTATGTTCCTGACACTGGCCGATGGCAGCGCGGCGGAAGAAGTGGCCCCTTTCGTGGCCGGCACAATGGGTGTGGTACGGCCGATCGAGGTATCGAATGCCGACAACGGCGCGCTGATGGTGGTTGCCAGTAAATCGCACCGAGATCAGGCCACCGACGACTACATCAACAAATACGCCGTGAAAGATATGAAAAGTGCGGGCTCGTCCCTCAAGTTCTGCCTGATCGCGACGGGCGAGGCGGATGTCTATCCGCGTGTTGGCCGTACGATGGAATGGGATACCGCCGCAGGGCATGCGGTACTGCACGGCGCGGGCGGAAAAGTGGTGCGCTTTGAGGATCACACGCCGCTGACCTACGGCAAGGACGGTTATGCCAACCCGTTCTTCATCGCCTATTCGCCCACGGTTGAGTTGAAGCCAGCGTAG
- a CDS encoding VOC family protein, producing the protein MTPQRVTLVTLGVADLDRAKAFYAALGWTPAEENESIAFYQLNGQVLGLFGRAALAADQGRPDTPLGTGAMTLAQNFETEAEVDAAFALALSAGATKLKAPEKVFWGGYSGYYADPDGHVWEVAMNPFWPLAEDGSLTLPDSTS; encoded by the coding sequence ATGACCCCACAACGCGTTACCCTCGTTACCCTTGGGGTTGCCGACCTTGACCGCGCCAAGGCGTTTTATGCCGCCCTCGGCTGGACCCCGGCGGAAGAAAACGAAAGCATCGCCTTCTACCAACTCAATGGTCAGGTTCTTGGCCTCTTCGGGCGCGCGGCCCTTGCCGCCGATCAGGGGCGGCCCGATACGCCCCTTGGCACCGGGGCCATGACCCTTGCCCAGAATTTCGAAACCGAGGCCGAAGTCGATGCTGCCTTTGCACTCGCTCTTTCCGCCGGGGCGACAAAACTCAAAGCCCCTGAGAAAGTTTTCTGGGGCGGTTACTCGGGTTATTACGCCGACCCTGACGGGCACGTCTGGGAAGTGGCGATGAATCCCTTCTGGCCCTTGGCCGAAGATGGCAGTCTCACCTTGCCGGACAGTACGTCATGA
- the dnaK gene encoding molecular chaperone DnaK — MSKVIGIDLGTTNSCVAIMDGSQARVIENSEGARTTPSIVAFTEDERLVGQSAKRQAVTNPENTVFGVKRLIGRRNDDSDLAKDKKNMPFNVIDGGNGDAWVEARGEKYSPSQISAFILGKMKETAESYLGEEVTQAVITVPAYFNDAQRQATKDAGKIAGLEVLRIINEPTAAALAYGLDKEDTHTIAVYDLGGGTFDVTILEIDDGLFEVKSTNGDTFLGGEDFDMRIVNYLADEFKKENGVDLTKDKMALQRLKEAAEKAKIELSSSSQTEINQPFISMGSDGQPLHMVIKLTRAKLESLVGDLIKSSMKPCQAALKDAGLAANEIDEIVLVGGMTRMPKVVEEVTKFFGKEPHKGVNPDEVVAMGAAIQAGVLQGDVKDVVLLDVTPLSLGIETLGGVFTRLIDRNTTIPTNKSQIFSTAEDNQGAVTIRVFQGEREMAADNKLLGQFNLEDIPPAPRGMPQIEVTFDIDANGIVSVSAKDKGTNKEQKITIQASGGLSDEDIENMVKEAEENAEADKERKELVEAKNQAESLVHSTEKSLEEHSDKVDPTTVEAIELAVAALKEDLEKDDITAEKIKGGIQNVTEAAMKLGEAIYKAQAEEADDAPAGADEATGPADDDIVDADFEDLDDDKRS, encoded by the coding sequence ATGTCCAAAGTCATTGGTATTGACCTCGGCACCACCAACTCCTGCGTCGCTATCATGGACGGTAGCCAGGCACGGGTAATCGAAAACTCCGAAGGGGCACGCACCACGCCCTCCATCGTGGCCTTCACCGAAGATGAACGCCTCGTCGGCCAATCCGCCAAGCGGCAGGCCGTGACCAACCCCGAAAACACCGTCTTTGGCGTCAAGCGCCTGATCGGTCGTCGCAATGACGACAGCGATCTTGCCAAGGACAAGAAAAATATGCCGTTCAACGTCATCGACGGCGGCAACGGCGATGCATGGGTCGAAGCCCGCGGTGAGAAATATTCGCCCAGCCAGATTTCGGCCTTCATCCTCGGCAAGATGAAAGAAACCGCCGAAAGCTACCTTGGCGAAGAAGTGACGCAAGCCGTCATCACCGTCCCCGCCTACTTCAACGACGCCCAGCGTCAGGCGACCAAGGACGCCGGCAAGATCGCCGGGCTCGAAGTGCTGCGCATCATCAACGAACCAACCGCCGCGGCCCTCGCCTACGGTCTGGACAAGGAAGACACCCACACCATCGCGGTCTATGACCTTGGCGGCGGTACCTTCGACGTCACCATCCTTGAGATCGACGATGGCCTCTTCGAGGTGAAATCGACCAACGGTGACACCTTCTTGGGTGGCGAAGACTTTGACATGCGCATCGTCAACTACCTTGCCGATGAGTTCAAAAAGGAAAACGGCGTCGACCTGACCAAGGACAAGATGGCCCTCCAGCGCCTGAAAGAGGCCGCCGAGAAAGCCAAGATCGAACTGTCCTCGTCCAGCCAGACGGAAATCAACCAGCCCTTCATCTCGATGGGCTCGGACGGTCAACCGCTGCACATGGTCATCAAGCTGACCCGCGCCAAGCTGGAAAGCCTCGTGGGCGACCTGATCAAATCCTCGATGAAGCCTTGCCAGGCCGCATTGAAGGACGCGGGCCTTGCCGCCAACGAAATCGACGAGATCGTTCTCGTCGGTGGTATGACCCGTATGCCCAAAGTGGTCGAGGAAGTGACCAAGTTCTTCGGGAAAGAGCCGCACAAAGGCGTCAACCCCGATGAGGTCGTCGCCATGGGCGCCGCCATTCAGGCCGGTGTTCTGCAAGGTGACGTCAAGGATGTCGTCCTGCTCGACGTGACGCCGCTCAGCTTGGGTATCGAAACCCTTGGCGGTGTCTTCACGCGCCTGATCGACCGCAACACCACGATCCCGACGAACAAGTCGCAGATCTTCTCGACCGCCGAAGACAACCAGGGCGCCGTGACGATCCGCGTGTTCCAGGGTGAACGTGAAATGGCTGCCGACAACAAGCTGCTGGGTCAGTTCAACCTCGAAGACATCCCGCCGGCACCGCGCGGCATGCCGCAGATCGAGGTGACCTTCGACATCGACGCCAACGGCATCGTTTCGGTTTCCGCCAAGGACAAGGGCACCAACAAGGAGCAGAAGATCACGATCCAAGCGTCCGGTGGCCTGAGCGACGAAGACATCGAGAACATGGTCAAGGAGGCCGAGGAAAACGCCGAGGCCGACAAGGAACGCAAGGAATTGGTGGAAGCCAAGAACCAGGCCGAAAGCCTTGTTCACTCGACCGAGAAATCGCTTGAGGAACATAGCGACAAGGTTGACCCGACAACAGTCGAGGCGATCGAACTTGCCGTTGCGGCCCTCAAGGAAGACCTCGAAAAAGACGATATCACGGCTGAGAAAATCAAGGGTGGCATCCAGAACGTGACCGAAGCGGCCATGAAACTGGGCGAAGCCATCTACAAGGCGCAAGCGGAAGAAGCTGACGATGCCCCCGCTGGCGCCGATGAGGCCACCGGACCGGCCGATGACGATATCGTCGACGCCGACTTCGAGGACCTCGACGACGACAAGCGCTCGTAA
- the rpsT gene encoding 30S ribosomal protein S20, with protein MANTPQSKKRARQNERRLAVNKARRSRIRTYLRSVEEAIASGDKEAAQNALRAAQPELMRGVTKGVFHKNTAARKISRLAARVKALG; from the coding sequence ATGGCAAATACGCCCCAGTCCAAGAAACGCGCGCGTCAGAATGAACGCCGCCTCGCCGTCAACAAAGCCCGCCGTTCGCGCATCCGCACCTACCTGCGCAGCGTCGAAGAGGCCATCGCCTCGGGCGATAAGGAAGCGGCTCAGAATGCTCTGCGTGCTGCCCAGCCCGAATTGATGCGCGGCGTCACCAAAGGCGTTTTCCACAAGAACACCGCGGCGCGTAAAATTTCACGCCTCGCGGCACGTGTGAAAGCTCTCGGCTGA
- the dnaA gene encoding chromosomal replication initiator protein DnaA, with product MTQEQWGQVKQQLLKTVGSNNYKTWIEPLELQEVADGVATLAAPTSFLGNYVSQNFGDLILYQMGNINGDVRRINFSVAANSAARPTAPKADSTATSTSEDTASPAPGAKVAAASESLFPTAPLDDRFTFDSFIVGKPNELAHAAAKRVAEGGPVTFNPLFLYGGVGLGKTHLMHAIAWELQAQRPDLSVIYLSAEQFMYRFVQALRDRKTMDFKEMFRSVDVLMVDDVQFIAGKESTQEEFFHTFNALIDQKKQIIISADRAPGEIANLEERIQSRLQCGLVVDLHPTDYELRLGILQSKTEQYSAQYPGLKLADGVLEFLAHRISTNVRVLEGALTRLFAFASLVGHEITLELTQDCLADVLRASERKVSVEEIQRQVSDHYNIRLSDMIGPKRLRSFARPRQVAMYLCKQLTSRSLPEIGRRFGGRDHTTVMHGVKRIDELKQQDAQIAEDLEILRRTLEG from the coding sequence ATGACACAAGAACAATGGGGCCAGGTCAAACAACAGCTTCTCAAAACGGTTGGGAGCAACAATTACAAAACCTGGATTGAGCCGCTCGAATTGCAGGAGGTTGCCGATGGGGTGGCGACTCTCGCGGCACCCACCAGCTTTCTGGGCAATTACGTATCGCAGAATTTTGGTGATCTGATCCTCTATCAAATGGGCAACATCAACGGCGACGTGCGTCGCATCAATTTCAGCGTCGCCGCCAACAGTGCCGCACGCCCGACTGCGCCCAAGGCCGACAGCACGGCCACGTCGACATCCGAAGACACCGCGTCCCCCGCGCCCGGCGCCAAAGTGGCCGCGGCCAGCGAAAGCCTTTTTCCCACCGCGCCACTGGATGATCGCTTCACCTTCGACAGTTTCATCGTCGGCAAGCCCAACGAACTGGCCCATGCCGCGGCCAAGCGTGTCGCCGAAGGTGGCCCCGTCACCTTCAACCCGCTGTTCCTCTACGGCGGCGTGGGCCTTGGTAAGACCCACCTCATGCACGCGATCGCGTGGGAGCTTCAGGCACAGCGCCCCGACCTCAGCGTGATCTACCTGTCTGCCGAACAGTTCATGTACCGCTTCGTGCAGGCCCTGCGCGACCGCAAAACCATGGACTTCAAGGAAATGTTCCGCTCGGTTGATGTGCTTATGGTGGACGACGTGCAATTCATCGCCGGTAAGGAAAGCACGCAGGAAGAATTCTTTCACACCTTCAACGCGCTGATCGACCAGAAAAAGCAAATCATCATCTCGGCCGACCGCGCACCCGGTGAAATCGCCAACCTCGAAGAGCGGATTCAATCGCGCCTGCAATGCGGCCTTGTCGTTGACCTGCACCCGACCGATTACGAATTGCGCCTCGGCATCCTGCAATCCAAGACCGAACAATACAGCGCTCAATACCCGGGCCTGAAGCTGGCCGATGGCGTGCTTGAATTCCTCGCGCACCGCATTTCAACCAACGTGCGCGTGCTCGAAGGGGCCTTGACCCGGCTTTTTGCCTTCGCCTCGCTCGTGGGCCATGAAATCACGCTGGAACTGACGCAGGACTGCCTTGCCGATGTCCTGCGTGCCTCCGAACGCAAGGTCTCGGTCGAGGAAATCCAGCGTCAGGTTTCGGATCACTACAACATCCGTCTCAGCGACATGATCGGCCCCAAGCGCCTGCGCAGCTTTGCGCGCCCCCGTCAGGTGGCCATGTACCTGTGCAAGCAACTCACCAGCCGTTCCCTGCCGGAAATCGGCCGCCGCTTCGGCGGGCGGGACCATACCACCGTGATGCATGGTGTGAAACGGATTGACGAGTTGAAACAGCAGGACGCCCAGATCGCGGAAGACCTCGAAATCCTGCGCCGGACGCTCGAAGGCTAA